One Deltaproteobacteria bacterium genomic window carries:
- a CDS encoding PQQ-dependent sugar dehydrogenase: MRTRWLLVISLVSVLGGCGDRFAVNAPIMNSLFGWGGEPPSAEGARRLKVASGYEVSLYSVVPGVRMLVATPRGDLIGSIPREGRVVLLSRDKNEDGAPDSVRDLLTGLSRPHGLALSPDGWLYVGEAASVGRVRFDVATGAIDGALETVVSGLPEGGNHWSRNVGIGPDGMLYVTVGSSCNVCFEDDERRAAMLRYAPDGSGYELYARGLRNAVDFAWRPVTNELFATDNGRDLLGDDFPPCELNRVVRGGDYGWPVANGDRIADPDLGAGQEARIAASIPPAFAFNAHNAPLGITFLAHPAQPASHRGVALAALHGSWNRTRKDGYRVVALRWDAAGAVTQEDFLSGFLVDDEVFGRPVDVVEAPNSGTIYVSDDYGGAIYAIRPKGTGPAGGAAPAPQAAAAAGRDSLAALDPSERAALIAQGEAAWGANACATCHDVAVAAPGMVTKPLTALHARFDLDSLTTFFAAPTPPMPAPPLDEAGRRALAAYVLGRFGD; the protein is encoded by the coding sequence ATGCGAACCCGCTGGCTCCTCGTGATCTCTCTCGTGTCGGTCCTCGGCGGCTGCGGCGACAGGTTCGCCGTGAATGCCCCGATCATGAACTCGCTGTTCGGCTGGGGCGGCGAGCCGCCCAGCGCGGAGGGCGCCCGGCGACTGAAGGTCGCGAGCGGATACGAGGTTTCGCTGTACTCCGTGGTCCCGGGCGTGCGGATGCTGGTGGCCACGCCGCGCGGCGACCTGATCGGCTCGATTCCCCGCGAGGGGCGCGTGGTGCTGCTGTCGCGCGACAAGAACGAGGACGGCGCGCCGGACTCCGTCCGGGACTTGCTGACCGGCCTCTCGCGCCCCCACGGCCTCGCGCTGTCGCCGGACGGCTGGCTCTACGTCGGCGAGGCGGCTTCCGTGGGCCGGGTGCGCTTCGACGTCGCGACGGGCGCGATCGACGGCGCCCTGGAGACCGTGGTGTCCGGACTGCCGGAGGGTGGCAATCACTGGTCGCGCAACGTGGGCATCGGGCCCGACGGGATGCTCTACGTGACGGTCGGGTCGAGCTGCAACGTGTGCTTCGAGGACGACGAGCGCCGCGCCGCGATGCTGCGGTACGCGCCGGACGGCAGCGGCTACGAGCTTTATGCGCGTGGGCTGCGCAACGCCGTGGACTTCGCCTGGCGGCCGGTGACGAACGAGCTGTTCGCGACCGACAACGGCCGCGACCTGCTCGGCGACGACTTCCCGCCCTGCGAGCTGAACCGCGTCGTGCGCGGCGGGGATTACGGCTGGCCGGTCGCGAACGGGGACCGGATCGCGGACCCAGATCTCGGCGCCGGCCAGGAGGCGCGCATCGCCGCCTCGATCCCGCCGGCATTTGCGTTCAACGCGCACAACGCGCCGCTCGGGATCACGTTCCTGGCGCACCCGGCGCAGCCGGCGAGCCACCGCGGCGTCGCACTCGCTGCGCTGCACGGCTCCTGGAACCGCACGCGCAAGGACGGATACCGCGTCGTCGCGCTGCGCTGGGACGCTGCCGGCGCGGTTACGCAAGAGGACTTCCTCAGCGGCTTTCTCGTCGACGACGAAGTCTTCGGGCGGCCGGTGGATGTCGTGGAAGCGCCGAACAGCGGCACGATCTACGTGTCGGACGACTACGGCGGCGCGATCTATGCGATTCGCCCGAAGGGGACCGGACCCGCAGGCGGCGCTGCGCCCGCCCCTCAGGCAGCCGCCGCAGCCGGGCGCGATTCCCTCGCCGCGCTCGACCCGAGTGAGCGCGCGGCGCTCATCGCGCAGGGCGAAGCTGCGTGGGGTGCGAACGCATGCGCCACTTGCCACGACGTCGCCGTCGCCGCGCCGGGCATGGTCACCAAGCCGCTGACGGCGCTCCACGCGCGCTTCGACCTCGACTCCCTCACGACGTTCTTCGCCGCGCCCACGCCGCCGATGCCCGCGCCGCCGCTCGATGAAGCCGGGCGCCGCGCGCTCGCGGCCTATGTGCTGGGTCGCTTCGGAGACTGA
- the rplX gene encoding 50S ribosomal protein L24, whose translation MAQRIRKGDLVQVIAGKERRDKKQGRVLEVDPVAGRVRIEGVRIQKKHLKPQRSKKNPAGGIIEREGFIHVSNVMLVDPKTGKPGRVGFEVRDGKKVRVFKKSGEVLAEPARK comes from the coding sequence ATGGCTCAGCGCATTCGCAAAGGCGACCTCGTTCAGGTGATCGCCGGCAAGGAACGCCGCGACAAGAAGCAAGGCCGCGTGCTCGAGGTCGACCCCGTCGCCGGGCGCGTGCGCATCGAGGGCGTTCGCATTCAGAAGAAGCACCTGAAGCCGCAGCGCAGCAAGAAGAACCCCGCGGGCGGCATCATCGAGCGCGAGGGCTTCATCCACGTCTCGAACGTGATGCTGGTCGACCCGAAGACGGGCAAGCCCGGCCGCGTGGGCTTCGAAGTTCGAGACGGCAAGAAGGTGCGCGTGTTCAAGAAGAGCGGCGAAGTGCTCGCCGAGCC